A genomic segment from Chitinophagaceae bacterium encodes:
- a CDS encoding agmatinase family protein: MADLSTFDPNSVGNVNNNIFGLPSSEDDARLIIMPIPWEVTVSYRGGTARAPDRIFKASFQVDLFDTEHPDEWRKGIFMRAINEKILTKSDYLRKEAELYINYISEGEIIGDNKFMCKTLKDINAGSLFLNDWVYQQAKGLLDKGKLIGLLGGDHSTPFGFIKAIADKYNDFGILQIDAHCDLRKCYEGFEYSHASIMYNVLEQIPQVKKLVQVGPRDYCQEEAEFISASNYRVKCFFDNEIKEALYDGATWKNIATAIVEQLPANVYISFDVDGLDPKLCPFTGTPVHGGLEVEQAFYLFKQIITSGKKIIGFDLNETGVSNNEWDENVAARILFKLSNLLLHCNS, encoded by the coding sequence ATGGCAGACCTGTCAACTTTTGACCCCAATAGTGTAGGAAATGTCAATAATAATATTTTCGGGCTTCCTTCTTCAGAAGACGATGCACGCCTTATTATTATGCCTATTCCCTGGGAGGTTACCGTAAGCTACCGTGGCGGTACAGCTCGTGCCCCAGATCGTATTTTTAAAGCCAGCTTCCAGGTAGATTTGTTTGATACAGAACATCCTGATGAATGGCGAAAAGGTATTTTTATGCGTGCCATAAATGAAAAAATACTCACCAAAAGCGATTACCTGCGTAAAGAAGCCGAACTGTACATCAATTATATTTCGGAAGGTGAAATTATTGGCGACAATAAATTTATGTGCAAAACATTAAAAGATATAAATGCAGGCAGCCTTTTTTTAAATGATTGGGTTTACCAGCAGGCAAAAGGCTTATTGGATAAAGGCAAACTTATTGGCTTGCTAGGCGGAGACCATAGTACGCCTTTTGGTTTTATAAAAGCCATTGCAGATAAATATAATGATTTTGGCATTTTACAAATTGATGCCCATTGCGACCTGCGTAAATGCTACGAAGGTTTTGAATACTCTCATGCCTCAATCATGTATAATGTTTTGGAGCAAATACCTCAGGTAAAAAAACTGGTGCAGGTAGGCCCAAGGGATTATTGCCAGGAAGAAGCAGAATTTATCAGCGCATCCAACTACCGGGTAAAATGCTTTTTTGATAATGAAATTAAAGAAGCCCTGTATGATGGCGCTACCTGGAAAAATATTGCAACAGCTATTGTTGAGCAGCTTCCGGCAAATGTATATATCAGTTTTGATGTAGATGGCCTCGATCCTAAATTGTGCCCTTTTACCGGAACGCCGGTGCATGGCGGCCTGGAAGTAGAGCAGGCTTTTTACCTCTTTAAACAAATTATTACTTCCGGTAAAAAAATAATTGGCTTCGATTTAAATGAAACTGGTGTAAGTAATAATGAGTGGGACGAAAATGTTGCGGCCCGTATCCTTTTTAAACTAAGCAATTTATTGTTGCATTGTAATAGTTGA
- a CDS encoding DUF4294 domain-containing protein, with protein MKRIFIKNQFKYLLALLMASGFCCVIPTYAQLEAIAGKGIYDTLLTAAVIYNGDTIEAKTLENVLLVCKLTDEQLKAKAKYNRLRNAVYVTYPYARRAGVVMNDINAKLSNIYEKDKRKKYINSRETELKKEFTKPLMDLSVYQGKVLMKLINRETNNNCYEIIKEYKGGLTARFYQTIAFFFNSSLKQPYNPKDGDDAAIEKFVKEVQRMYGYPEIQYNKKLL; from the coding sequence ATGAAAAGGATTTTTATTAAAAATCAATTTAAGTATTTATTGGCCCTGCTAATGGCTTCGGGTTTTTGCTGTGTAATACCTACATATGCCCAACTGGAAGCTATTGCAGGCAAAGGCATTTACGATACATTACTTACCGCAGCCGTAATTTACAACGGCGATACTATTGAAGCAAAAACCCTGGAAAATGTTTTACTGGTATGTAAACTTACCGATGAACAATTAAAAGCTAAGGCAAAATACAACCGCTTACGCAATGCCGTTTATGTTACATATCCTTATGCACGCCGTGCCGGTGTTGTAATGAACGATATTAATGCAAAACTTTCAAACATCTACGAAAAAGACAAGCGCAAAAAATATATAAATTCCCGGGAAACCGAATTGAAGAAAGAATTCACTAAGCCATTAATGGACCTTTCGGTTTACCAGGGGAAAGTGTTGATGAAACTTATTAACCGGGAAACAAACAACAACTGCTACGAGATAATAAAAGAATATAAAGGTGGTTTAACGGCACGTTTTTACCAAACCATTGCTTTCTTTTTTAACAGCAGTTTAAAACAACCTTACAACCCAAAAGATGGGGATGATGCTGCCATTGAAAAATTTGTAAAAGAGGTGCAGCGCATGTATGGCTAC
- the ccsA gene encoding cytochrome c biogenesis protein CcsA, giving the protein MNFIGEHLFAGQLGHLLIILAFVASLVSFISYAAYSFEKKQEQKNYWLKLARISFLLEAISILTVFGLVYYICANHLYEYMYVYKHASRELEPKYLLACIWEGQEGSFLLWSIWHVIIGSVFIFKRNSPWESPVLTVINLAQAFMMLMILGIYIGDVRIGNSLFALTRNEIVAPIFTQPNYLDFVKDGMGLNVLLRNYWMVIHPPVLFLGFALTLVPFGFAYGALTSKKFGDWVKPALPWVLLNACVLGMGIMMGGKWAYESLSFGGYWAWDPVENASLVPWLILIAGLHTMLVYNHTGHSLKASFLFIILAFAFVLYSTFLTKTGVLGDASVHSFTDPGKAINIMITAFLATFSLGGLALFFGRFKQIKETHTEEALNSREFWMFIGSLIFFLTALFIIAKTSVPLVNKVIGTNFAPPQDVEFSYNKVAAMIAIIIGMLTAIGQYFKYKSTPRRYFIKKILWPTVIAALLFSLLVYFYPLNFRKHGIGFLVALYIAEFATLYSLIANAFYIYAVQGRKFFSTGASISHAGFAFMLFGMIISSSNKEVISNSRVNGINLPTVVDPMTRQQDDPRENLTLLRMVPTTMGHYEVTYTGDSSGSEKGRKYYRMNFVAKDKTGKITETFTLLPDVYQMKDNNMSSNPDTRNYLTKDVFTYLTSALNENAKEDTSSFSIKEMHIGDTSFYDKGYFVLNKVVKSPQNERYNYGKDDMALMADITVVSNDSMRYKAMPLIAIDSLDMINHIDDTIYAQNLFLRFAGVAEHSHVKIGYKESEKLIDFISVKTYIFPYINLVWLGLVIMGIGLALSMLKRFGFNTKISSVALLLIAVAIFYMFLLAN; this is encoded by the coding sequence ATGAATTTTATTGGAGAACATTTATTTGCCGGCCAGCTTGGCCACTTACTTATTATCTTAGCTTTTGTTGCTTCACTGGTTTCCTTTATATCCTATGCGGCATATAGTTTTGAAAAAAAACAAGAGCAAAAAAATTACTGGTTAAAACTTGCCCGTATTTCTTTTTTATTAGAAGCCATTAGCATCCTTACCGTTTTTGGATTGGTATATTACATTTGCGCCAATCATTTGTATGAGTACATGTATGTGTACAAGCATGCTTCCAGGGAGCTGGAGCCCAAGTATCTGCTTGCCTGTATTTGGGAAGGCCAGGAAGGAAGTTTTTTATTGTGGAGCATTTGGCATGTTATAATTGGGTCGGTATTTATTTTTAAACGCAACTCACCCTGGGAAAGCCCGGTACTTACGGTTATTAACCTTGCACAGGCATTTATGATGCTTATGATACTGGGTATTTATATTGGAGATGTAAGAATTGGCAATAGCCTGTTTGCCCTTACAAGAAATGAAATAGTAGCACCTATTTTCACCCAACCCAATTACCTGGATTTTGTAAAAGATGGTATGGGATTAAATGTTTTACTCCGCAATTATTGGATGGTAATACACCCGCCGGTATTGTTTTTGGGCTTTGCTCTTACCCTTGTGCCTTTTGGGTTTGCTTATGGTGCATTAACCAGCAAAAAATTTGGCGACTGGGTAAAACCGGCATTGCCCTGGGTTTTATTGAACGCCTGTGTATTGGGCATGGGCATTATGATGGGTGGAAAATGGGCTTACGAAAGCCTGAGTTTTGGCGGTTACTGGGCCTGGGATCCTGTAGAAAATGCATCCCTCGTTCCATGGTTAATTTTAATTGCTGGCCTGCATACCATGCTGGTGTATAACCACACAGGCCATTCCTTAAAAGCCAGTTTCCTTTTTATCATCCTTGCTTTTGCATTTGTTTTATACTCCACTTTTCTTACCAAAACGGGTGTACTGGGAGATGCATCCGTGCACTCTTTTACCGATCCGGGAAAAGCTATTAACATTATGATTACGGCTTTTCTTGCAACATTTTCCCTGGGTGGATTAGCCTTATTTTTCGGCAGGTTTAAACAAATAAAAGAAACACATACAGAAGAGGCATTAAACAGCCGTGAGTTTTGGATGTTTATTGGTTCGTTAATTTTCTTTCTTACCGCTTTATTTATTATTGCCAAAACATCGGTTCCGTTAGTCAATAAAGTTATAGGCACCAACTTTGCACCACCGCAGGATGTAGAATTTTCTTACAACAAAGTGGCCGCAATGATTGCCATTATTATAGGTATGCTTACGGCTATTGGCCAATATTTTAAATATAAAAGCACGCCACGAAGGTATTTCATAAAAAAAATACTTTGGCCTACGGTAATTGCTGCCCTGCTTTTTTCGCTACTGGTTTATTTTTATCCGTTAAATTTTCGCAAGCATGGTATTGGTTTTTTAGTAGCCTTGTATATTGCCGAATTTGCAACACTTTATTCCCTAATTGCCAATGCATTTTATATTTATGCCGTTCAGGGCCGAAAGTTTTTTAGCACCGGCGCATCTATCTCCCATGCAGGTTTTGCTTTTATGCTTTTTGGAATGATTATTTCTTCATCCAACAAAGAAGTTATTAGTAATAGCAGGGTAAATGGAATTAATTTGCCTACTGTGGTGGACCCAATGACACGCCAGCAGGACGACCCAAGGGAAAACCTTACTTTATTAAGAATGGTACCCACAACAATGGGCCACTATGAAGTAACCTATACTGGTGATTCATCTGGCTCCGAAAAAGGCCGGAAGTATTACCGCATGAATTTTGTGGCAAAAGATAAAACAGGAAAAATTACTGAAACATTTACCCTGCTGCCCGATGTATACCAAATGAAGGACAACAACATGAGCAGCAACCCCGACACGAGGAACTATCTTACCAAAGATGTATTTACTTATCTTACCTCGGCTCTCAACGAAAACGCTAAAGAAGATACTTCATCTTTCTCCATAAAAGAAATGCATATTGGCGATACTTCTTTTTATGATAAAGGATATTTCGTACTCAATAAAGTGGTAAAATCGCCTCAAAATGAACGGTACAATTATGGCAAAGATGATATGGCGCTAATGGCAGATATTACCGTGGTAAGCAACGACAGTATGCGCTACAAAGCCATGCCTCTTATTGCCATAGATTCATTAGATATGATTAACCATATTGATGATACCATTTATGCCCAAAACCTTTTTTTGAGGTTTGCCGGGGTAGCTGAGCATTCTCATGTAAAAATCGGGTATAAAGAATCGGAAAAACTCATTGATTTTATATCCGTTAAAACCTATATTTTTCCCTACATAAACCTGGTATGGCTGGGCCTGGTTATAATGGGTATCGGTTTGGCGTTGAGTATGCTTAAAAGGTTCGGGTTCAATACCAAAATATCTTCTGTAGCCCTTTTGCTCATTGCTGTTGCCATATTTTACATGTTCCTGCTTGCGAATTAA
- a CDS encoding cytochrome c maturation protein CcmE, with product MKRSHIIILIGIAVVIAGLLAYSADFSTYDSINSAKEKPGKFVHIIAQLDKTQPVEFDPIKNPNYLSFYAVDSLGGKTKVVFHNSKPTDLEKSERLVLKGKMQADGNFECSDILLKCPSKYKEEKGAVQKNLNEQTSVIN from the coding sequence ATGAAAAGATCGCATATTATTATTTTAATTGGTATTGCAGTTGTTATTGCCGGATTACTGGCTTATTCAGCCGATTTTTCTACTTACGACAGTATTAATTCTGCCAAAGAAAAACCGGGAAAATTTGTACACATTATTGCCCAGTTGGATAAAACTCAACCGGTGGAATTTGACCCCATTAAAAACCCCAATTATTTATCTTTTTATGCTGTTGACAGCCTGGGCGGAAAAACAAAAGTGGTTTTTCACAACAGCAAACCCACCGATTTGGAAAAAAGTGAAAGGCTGGTGCTAAAAGGTAAAATGCAGGCCGACGGAAACTTTGAATGCAGCGACATTCTTTTAAAATGCCCCAGCAAATACAAAGAAGAAAAAGGCGCTGTGCAAAAAAACCTCAACGAACAAACTTCAGTTATCAACTGA
- a CDS encoding radical SAM protein, translating into MLLSHSPYLLYSDGKGNIFEDTSLYTTGRTGWEAILVPENEWIELPEGGQMYELPGRRGIGVDVATGQMRICEKGWAVAAFIPPAFTGFYIAAYETLPEAPTLPLFCYTATGWYNNKFYVPAIRIEKDIRQEHAGFNTDEIEIGAKHLLKAYPENRLVKHLMENCCLTYTCPAARNFALSRWECPVPVSPACNANCLGCISFQPQEETIVSTQDRLVFKPSAEEIVEYTVPHLKTAPFPIVSFGQGCEGEPLLMWETIKEAIIEIRKHTANGSININTNGSKPDAIKALCEAGLNSMRVSLNSAREKVYTPYYRPNNYVFNDLIEGLKTVRSYGGWTSLNYFVFPGMTDSVEEYEALCKLIKETDLCMIQWRNFNIDPDWYLGKIGVTETGECLGMKKLLLNIRQKYPHLKFGYFNPSMERIKGNFENDFAH; encoded by the coding sequence ATGTTATTATCGCATTCTCCATATTTATTATATTCTGATGGTAAGGGAAATATTTTTGAAGATACTTCGCTTTACACAACAGGAAGAACAGGCTGGGAAGCTATACTTGTACCCGAAAATGAATGGATAGAATTACCCGAAGGCGGCCAGATGTACGAACTGCCCGGCAGGCGTGGTATTGGCGTAGATGTGGCAACAGGCCAAATGCGTATTTGTGAAAAAGGCTGGGCTGTGGCTGCATTTATTCCGCCTGCTTTTACGGGCTTTTATATTGCCGCTTACGAAACCCTGCCCGAAGCGCCTACGCTACCTTTATTTTGTTATACGGCAACAGGTTGGTACAATAATAAATTTTATGTGCCGGCAATAAGAATTGAAAAAGACATCCGGCAGGAACATGCAGGTTTTAATACCGATGAAATTGAAATTGGCGCAAAGCATTTATTAAAAGCTTATCCCGAAAACAGGCTGGTAAAACATTTAATGGAAAACTGCTGCCTAACTTATACCTGCCCGGCGGCAAGAAATTTTGCATTGAGCAGGTGGGAATGCCCGGTACCGGTTTCTCCTGCTTGTAATGCCAATTGCCTTGGATGCATTAGTTTTCAACCGCAGGAGGAAACGATAGTAAGTACACAGGACAGGCTGGTTTTTAAACCCAGTGCCGAAGAAATTGTGGAATACACGGTGCCACATTTGAAAACGGCCCCTTTTCCAATTGTAAGTTTCGGGCAGGGTTGCGAAGGCGAACCTTTATTAATGTGGGAGACCATTAAAGAAGCCATAATTGAAATTCGTAAACATACAGCAAACGGAAGCATCAATATTAATACCAATGGAAGCAAACCCGATGCCATAAAAGCCTTGTGCGAAGCAGGTTTAAACAGTATGAGAGTAAGTTTAAATTCTGCCAGGGAAAAAGTTTATACGCCTTATTACCGCCCCAATAATTATGTTTTTAACGATTTAATAGAAGGCCTTAAAACAGTACGGAGCTATGGCGGATGGACAAGCCTCAACTATTTTGTTTTTCCCGGAATGACGGATAGCGTGGAAGAATACGAAGCCTTATGCAAACTAATTAAAGAAACAGATTTATGCATGATACAATGGAGAAACTTTAATATTGATCCTGATTGGTATTTGGGTAAAATTGGCGTTACCGAAACTGGTGAATGCCTGGGTATGAAAAAGCTGCTGCTCAATATCCGGCAAAAATATCCGCATCTAAAATTCGGCTATTTTAATCCTTCCATGGAACGTATAAAAGGAAATTTTGAAAACGACTTTGCTCACTAA